The genomic DNA TGCTGGACCTACAGGTTCTTGTGGACCTTGTTCTGAAATTCACGTTGATTTAGGACCTTCTTATGGTGGAGACGAGAACTCAAAACTTGGAGATGAAGGTACAGATAACCGTTTTATAGAAATTTGGAATCTAGTATTTACAGAATGGAATAGAAAAGAAGATGGATCATTAGAACCATTACCAAAGAAAAATATAGATACTGGAGCAGGACTTGAAAGAATCGCTGCTATGGTACAAGGAAAATCAAATAACTTTGAAACAGATTTATTATTCCCATTAGTTGAAGAAGCAGGAAGACTTACAAATTCAAAATATGGAGATAATCAAGATGTAAATTTCTCACTAAAAGTTATTACTGACCATTCAAGAGCAGTTACATTCCTAATTAATGATGGAGTAATACCTTCAAATGAAGGAAGAGGATATGTATTAAGAAGAATACTAAGAAGAGCAGTAAGACATGGAAGACTTCTAGGACAATCAGAATTATTCCTATATAAAATGGTTGATAAAGTTGTATCAATGATGGGAGAAGCATATCCAGATCTAAAGAAAAATATAGAACACATAAAGAAAGTTGTAAAAATAGAAGAGGAAAAATTCTCACGTACATTAGATCAAGGAATTCAACTTGTTAATCAAGAGATAGAAAAAGCTAAAAAAGAAGGACAAAATAAATTGTCTGGAGATGTAACATTTAAACTATATGATACTTACGGTTTCCCATATGAATTAACAGAAGAAATTTGTGGAGAAAATGGAGTAGAAGTATCTAAAGAAGAATTTGAAGCAAAAATGGAAGAACAAAAAGAAAAAGCTAGATCTGCAAGAGAAGTTATCATGGAAAAAGGTCAAGATAGTTTTATTGAAGAATTCTATGATAAGAATGGAACAACAGAATTTGTAGGTTATGAATCTTCAGAAGAAAAAGCTAGATTATTAAATATTAGAGAATCTAAAGATGGAAAACTTTTAATGATATTTGATAAAACTCCATTCTATGCAGAAGCTGGAGGACAAACATCAGACCATGGAACAATAAAAGGAAATGGTTTTGAAGGAAGAGTAATAGACGTTCAAAAACAAAAAGGAATTTATGTACATACTGTTGAAGTAGTTGCAGGAAATGCAAAAGAACAAGAGGAATATACTCTTGAAATAGATAGAGCAATAAGAGCTGCTATTACAAAAAATCATAGTGCAACACATCTATTACATAAAGCATTAAGAGAAGTTCTAGGAGAACATGTTCAACAAGCTGGATCATATGTAAATGCACAAAGATTAAGATTTGACTTTAATCATTATGAAGCAATGACAGAAGAACAATTAGATAGAGTAGAAGATTTAGTAAATGAAAAAATAGCTCAAGCTCTTGAAGTAGATATTAGAAATATGAGTATGGATGAAGCTAAAAAAGAAGGAGCAATGGCTTTATTTGGAGATAAATATGGTTCAGTTGTAAGAGTTGTAAAAGTTGGAGATTTCTCAATAGAACTTTGTGGTGGAACTCATATTGACAATATTGGAAAAATAGGATTATTTAAAATTGAAAGTGAAAGTGGAATTGCAGCTGGAGTTAGAAGAATAGAAGCTGTCACAGGAACACAAGCTTACAAATTTGTAAAACAAATTGAAAATAATTTAAAAACAATAGCAAAAACTGTAAAATCAGATCTTACAAATGTTGTAGATAGAGTAGAAAGATTAAATGAAACATTAAGAGAAAATAGCAAAGAGATAGAAACTTTAAAAGCAAAAGTTACATCTTATGAAGCAAAGTCTTTAAATGATGATGCAGAAGAAATAAACGGTGTAAAAGTAGTTGCAAAAACATTTAAAGATAAAAATGCTGAAGAATTAAGACAAATGGTAGATTCTTTAAAAGAAAAATTAGGAAGCTGTGTTGTTATTTTAGGTTCTGGTGAAGATAAAGCTATATTTGCTGTTGGAGTTACAAAAGATCTTATAGGAAAAGTAAAAGCTGGAGTTTTAGTTAAAGAAGCAGCACAAGTAGCTGGAGGAAATGGTGGAGGAAGACCTGACTTTGCTCAAGCTGGTGGAAAAGATGCTGATAAAGTAGAAGAAGCAGTAGCTAAAGCAAAAGAAGTATTAAAAACTTTACTTTAATTTTATAAGGGGTGGAGATGTATAAAAAATACGTATCCTTAGATGTTGGTGATGTTAGGATAGGAGTGGCTAAATCTGATATAATGGGGATTATAGCCACACCCCTAGAAGTTATTGACAGAAGAAAAACTAAGGCAGTAAAGAGAGTACAGGAAATATTACGTGAGCAAAATACCAATGCTCTTGTAGTAGGAATTCCTAAAAGTCTTGATGGAACAGAAAAAAGACAAGCTGAAAAAGTTAGAGAGTTTATTGAAAAATTAAAAAATGAAATAGATAATCTTGAAATATATGAGGTAGACGAACGATTAACTACTGTTTCAGCAGACAGAATTTTAAATGAAACAAACAGAAAAGGTGCTTTAGAAAAAAGAAAAGTTGTTGATAAAGTTGCAGCAGCTATAATTCTTCAGAGTTTTCTGGAACAAAAAAGATAGAAAGTTGGAGGGGAACATGAGTTCAAAGTTAATGATGAAATTGCTCCTTGTTATAGCCGTAGTTTGTGGAGCAGCGTGGCTGAGTTTTGCAAAGCCTGCCAAACTAGGACTAGATTTAAAAGGTGGAGTATATGTTGTACTAGAAGCAGTACCTGATCAAGGTGTAAAATTAGATACACAGGCAATGGATAGACTAATTGAAGTATTAGATAGAAGAATTAATGGTCTTGGAGTTGCTGAATCTGTAGTACAAAGAGCAGGAGATAACAGAGTAATAATTGAATTACCTGGAGTTAGTAATACAGAAGATGCAATAAAGATGATTGGGAAAACTGCACTTTTGGAATTTAAAATAGAAAATCCTGATGGATCATTAGGACCAACACTTTTAACAGGTGGAGCTTTAAAAAAAGCAGATGTTTCATATGACAATTTAGGTAGACCACAGATTCAATTTGAAATGAATCAAGAAGGAGCAGTTAAATTTGCTGAAATCACAAGAAATAACATAGGAAAAAAACTTGCAATTACTCTTGATGGAGTTGTTCAAACAGCACCTATGATAAATTCGGAAATTCCAAGTGGTAGTGGAGTTATTACTGGAAATTATACTGTAGAAGAGGCAAAAGCAACAGCAACTCTTCTTAATGCTGGGGCATTACCTGTAAAAGCAGAGATAGTTGAAACTAGAACAGTTGGAGCATCACTAGGAGATGAATCAATTGCTCAAAGTACCCATGCAGGAATATTAGCTATGATATTAATAGGAGTATTTATGCTTATATTCTATAGAATACCAGGTATTGTAGCAGATATAGCTTTAATTATTTTTGGACTTATAACATTTGGAGCTCTAAAATTTATTGATGCAACACTTACTTTGCCAGGAATAGCAGGACTTATTCTTTCAGCAGGAATGGCAGTTGATGCCAATGTAATTATATTTGAAAGAATAAAAGAAGAATTAAGACTAGGTAATACAGTATTAAATAGTATTGCAACAGGATTTAATAAGGGATTTGTAGCAATCTTTGACTCAAACTTAACAACTTTGATTATTACAACTATTCTTTTTACATTTGGTACAGGTCCAGTAAAAGGATTTGCAGTAACATTAACAATAGGTACATTAGCATCTATGTTTACAGCAATTACAATAACTAAAATTGTATTACAAGTATTTGTAATTGTATTTAATCTAAAAAAACCAGAGTATTTTGGAGTAAAGGGGAGAGAGATATGCAAATAGCAATTATTCAAAATTCTAAAAAGTTTTTAACTTTATCTGCAATAATGGTTATTCTTTCCCTTTCAATTATATTTACAAAGGGATTAAACTATGGAATAGATTTTTCAGGTGGAAATCTTATTCAAGTTAAGTATGAAAAACCAGTTTCACTAACAAATTTAAATGATATTTTAGATGAAGCAGCAAAAAATATTCCACAATTAAGTGGAAATAGTAGAAAAGTACAAATTTCAGAGGGAACAACAGTTATTTTAAGAACACAAGAACTAACTGAAAATCAAAAAAATGAAGTTCTTGAAGATCTATCAAAATTAGGAACTTATGAAATTAATAAAATAGAAAAAGTTGGCGCAAGTGTAGGAAAAGAATTAAAAAGTTCAGCAATTTATTCTCTTCTTATTGGTGCTGTTTTAATAGTAATTTATATTACAGTAAGATTTGAATTTGTTTTTTCTATTGGTGCAATAGTAGCATTATTACATGACCTTATAATAGCTATTGGTGTGATATCTTTATTAGGATATGAAGTAGATACACCATTTATAGCAGCAATATTAACAATCTTAGGATATTCTATTAACGACACTATCGTTGTATTTGATAGAATAAGAGAAAATATTAAAAGAAAAACAAAGAAAAAGATTGATTTTGTACAATGTTTAAATAACAGTATCAATCAAGTAATGATAAGATCTATTAATACATCAGTAACAACTTTATTTGCAATTGTTGCAATATTAATTTTTGGTGGAGATAGTTTAAGAACATTTATAGTTACACTTTTAGTAGGAATGTTAGCAGGAACATATAGTTCGGTATTTATAGCAACACCAATAGTTTATCTTTTAGATAAAAATAACAAACATAATAGTGGATTAGAAGCTATTTTAAATAAAGAAGATACAAAGAAAACAAAAGAGAAAATATTGGTATAAAATTAAAAATTAAGATATAATAAAAGCAGTAACATCACCTGAAATATTTCAGGTGATGTTAAAACTTATATTGAAAAGGAGTTAAAATGAGAGCTTGGGTAGATATTGAGATGGATAATTTACTTTTCAATTTAAAAAAAGTGAAAGCAAAAGTTCCAAATGCAGAGATTATGGGAGTAGTGAAAGCAGATGCTTATTCACTAGGAAGTTTAGAAATAGCAAAAGAATTGGTAAATAATGGAGTGACGATACTTGCTGTTGCTAGCTTAGATGAAGCTATGGAATTGAGAAATGCAGGAATAACACAAGAGATACTTGTATTGGGAATACTTCTTGATGAAGAAATAAAACAGGCTGCTCAAAATGATATTCAAATAACAGTTGGAAATTTTAAACAGATAGAATATATTGAGAAAAACAATATTGGTATAGGGATACATATAAAAATTGATACTGGAATGGGAAGATTGGGATTTACTCCTGAAAAAGGGGAAGAAGTTGTTAAATATTGTTTAAATAAAAATTTACATATAATGGGTATCTATTCACATCTTTCTGATGCAGATGAATTCAATGACGAAGCTGATAGACATACTAGAGAGCAGATTTCAAAGTTTGAAAAATTCGATAAGTATAAAGATAAGGTTAAATACCTGCACATTTTAAATAGTGGTGGAATTTTAAGATTTAATGATGGATATGTTGGTAATTTAGTAAGGCCTGGAATCTGTATGTATGGAATGCTTGGTTACGAAAGAGTTCAAGAGTTAAAAAGAGTATTTTCAGTAAAAACTAAAGTTCTTTCTATAAAAACAGCTGGAGAGGATACTCGTATTTCATATGGTAGAAAGGGAATAATAAAAAAAGGAGAAACTTATGCTACTATAGGAATGGGTTATGCAGATGGACTTAAAAAAACTCTATCACATAAAAGTTATGTGTTAATAGCTGAGGAAAAATGTCCAATAATTGGAGAGATATGTATGGATATGTGTATGGTAAAAATACCAAATACACTAAAAGATAAAATATCACTTGGAGATGAAGTAGTAGTTTTAAGAGATGATATTATAGAAGATATGGAAATAGAGCATAGATGTGCTTGTGATATATTAACAGGAATAGGAAAAAGAATTTATAGAGTTTATAAGAGAAATGGACAGCCCTATTTAATTAATAGATAAGGAGAAATAATGGCAAATATAATTTTAAAAAAGGGAAAAGAAAATAAAATAAGAAACTTTTACCCAAATGTTTTTAAAGATGAAGTTGAATCTATATTAGGAAATGTAGAAAATGGTGATATAGTAGATGTTTGTACACAAGATATGGAGTTTGTAGGAAGAGGATATGTAACTGATTCTACTTCAGCTTATGTAAGAGTATTAACTACTAAGGATGAAAAAATAGATAAAACATTTATTTTAAATAGAATAAAGTCAGCATATGAAAAAAGAAAGCACCTATATAATGAGACAAATTGTGTGAGAGCATTTTTTTCTGAAGGTGATGGAATTCCAGGATTAATAATAGATAAATTTGATAAATATGTAGCAGTTCAATTTAGAAATTCAGGAATCGAAAAATTTAGACAAGAGATCATAAATGCTATAAAAAAAGTGATGAAACCAAAGGGGATTTATGAAAGAAGTGATGTCGAAAACAGAACTTTAGAAGGTGTAGAGCAAAAAACAGGCGTTATCTTTGGTGAAATTCCAGATAGAATTATCATGGAAGACAATGGTTTAAAATATAATATTGATATTATAGAAGGACAAAAGACAGGATTTTTCTTGGATCAACGTGATTCTAGAAAATTTATTAGAAAATATTTAAATCAAAATACAAGATTTTTAGATGTATTTTCAAGTAGTGGTGGATTTTCAATGGCAGCCTTAAAAGAAAATTGTCAAAAGGTAGTAGCAATTGATAAAGAGCCACATGCTTTAGAGCTTTGTAAAGAAAATTATTCTTTAAATGAATATACAGGTAATTTTACAACAATGGAAGGAGACGCTTTTCTTCTACTTAAAACATTGATTGGAAGAGGAGAAAAGTATGACGTAATAACACTTGATCCACCTTCATTAATAAAAAGAAAAGCAGATATTCACAAAGGAAGAGATTTTTTCTATGATCTATGTGATGATAGTTTTAAATTATTAGAAGATGGAGGAATTTTAGGAGTTATAACTTGTGCATATCACATATCTCTTCAAGATTTAATAGAAGTAACTAGAATGGCAGCATCAAAAAATGGAAAGCTTTTACAAGTTATTGGGATAAATTATCAACCAGAAGATCATCCTTGGATATTACATGTCCCAGAAACATTATATTTAAAAGCTTTATGGGTCAGAATAATCAATAACTAATAAAAAGGGGTTGTGCTATGTATTTAGATATTGTGGTATTGATAGTACTTGTATTATCAATATTAGATGGGTTAAAAAATGGACTTTTTGTGGAATTCTTATCAGTATTTGGATTAATCATAAATTTTTTATTAGCTAAATTATTAACACCAAAAGTTATGCTTTTTTTAAATCTAAACAATGGAAATAATAGCTACTTTATAATTTATATCATTATATTTTGGGCGATTTATATTATAGTAGGATTATTTTTACACTACTTTAGAGGAATTATGGAAAGTCAAAGTAAAGGGCTTCTTATAAAGTTTTTAGGTGGAGTTTTAGGTTGTATAAAAGGTACAATTCTTGCGATGATAATAATATTTTGTTTTGATTTTGCAGTTGATTACTTTAAAGATCTTGAAAAGTATAGAACTGGAAGTCGTTCAACAGAGATATTTTTAAAAATTAGTCCTAAAATAGAAGAACATATGCCACAAACTTTTAAAGATAAATTAAATGCTATAAAAAATGAAAAAATTTTAGATAGGCTTCTCAATAAATTATAGGTGTTTTAGGAGAGTGTAATGAAAATAATAGACAGATATATTTTAAATGAGATCAAAATTCCTGTTATATTTGGAATTTCACTTTTTACTTTTATTTTTTTAATTGATATTATTGTAGCAATGATGGAAAATATAATAGTAAAAGGAATTTCACTTATTGATGTAATTAGAATTTTATCTTTTTATCTTCCACCTATACTTTCTCAAACTATTCCGATGGGGATGTTTTTAGGGATTATGCTTACTTTTTCAAAATTTACACGAACAAGTGAGGCAACTGCTATGAGTGCAGTAGGAATGTCTTTAAAAGATATAATAAAACCAATATTTATAGCAGCAATAGGAACTACTATTTTTATCTTTTTTCTCCAAGAGAGTATAATTCCAAGATCAGTTACAAAACTTCAATATTTAACAGCTAAAATAGCTTATGAAAATCCAGTGTTTCAATTGAAGGAAAAGACATTTATAGATGAAGTAGATCAGTATAATCTCTATATAGATAGACTAGTTGGAAGTGATAAGGTAGCACATGGAGTATTAATTTTTCAAAAGTCTGGTGATAAAAAGTTTCCTACTGTTATAGTTGGAAAAGAGGCATTTTGGAAAGATTCTTCAATGGTATTAAAAGATTCTAAATTTTATAATTTTGATGATAAAGGAAAACAAGTACTAACTGGTGAATTTGATGAAAAGAAAGTACCATTAGCAGCATACTTTAGTGAGATGAATCTAAAAGTAAAAGATATAGAAGCTATGGGAATAGGAAAATTATTTAGAGAAATGAAGGGGAAAACAGCAGCTGAGAAAATACCATATAAGATTGAAATAAATAAAAAATTAGCTGTACCTTTAGCTACAATTATGCTATCTTTACTTGGTGTATTTTTATCTATAGGACACCATAGAAGTGGAAAAGGAGCTAATTTTGCATTGAGTTTAATAGTTATATTTTCTTATATAACATGTTTAAATATTGGAATGGTTATGGCTTCAAGAGGTATTATTCCCGCATTTATTGGAGTATGGACTCCTAATATTATTCTTTTAATTTTGACAGTATTTATGTATAAACTAAAAGCAAAGGTGATATAATGAAAATATTAGATAGATATATAAGTAAGAATTTTATAAAATCATTTTTGCTAAGTTTAATTGCATTTATGGGAATTTTTATAGTAAGTCAGCTCTTTAGAGTAGTTAAGTATTTAAGTGATGGAAGATTTACATCTAAAGAAGCAGTTGTATATATTATTACAATGTTACCTAGAATTTTTATAGATGTAGCACCTCTTGCAGTACTATTAGGGTGTATGATGACTGTTAGTGTAATGGCTTCTAACTTAGAGATTATATCTTTAAAAACTTCTGGAATAAGTTTTAAAAGAATAGTAAGATTTCCTATAATTATTTCATTTTTTATTTCAATAATTGTTTTTTTTGTAAATGACAGTTTGTATCCTACTACTCAAAAAATGAATAAAGATTTAAGACGTGGTGAAATAGCAACGAAAGAAGCTCCTATTGAAAAGAACAATGCTTTTTTAAGAGGAGAAAATGCCAATTATGTCTATCTTATGAGAAAATTAAATCGAAAAACAGGTTTTGCAGAAAATGTTGAAATAATAGATTTAAATAAAGATTTTTCTAAGGCAGAAAGAATTATAACAGCACAAGAAGGTAGATATAATTTTAGTAGAAAGGTATGGGTATTAAAAGATGCAAACATATATTCAGGTAATAGAGATAAACAAGTCAAAAGTGTTGATTATTTTACCGATAATAAGTATAATGATATTCCAGACCATTTTATAACAACAACAGTAGAACCAAGAACTTTAACAATAAAAGAGTTAAAACAAACAGTAAGAGATATGACAAGCGTTGGAGGAGATACAAGGGAACTTCTTGTAGAGCTTGGAAATAGATATTCTTTTCCTTTTGCAAGTTTTATAATATCTTTTTTAGGGCTTGCTTTAGGAGGAAGATATGTAAGGGGAACCTCAGCTGTAAGCTTGGGTGTTTGTGTATTGTTAGGATACGGATATTACATAGTAAAAGCTTCATTTGAAGCATTTACATCTAACGGATTTTTAAACCCACTTGTTGGTGGATGGATTCCAAATATATTATTTTTTGTAGTAGGAATATATCTTTTAAACAAGGCGGAATACTAGGAATTTAGGAGTGAAAGATGAGTATAGAAATAAGAAAGCTTAAAAATGGAATTCCTGTTTTGATAAATAATATTGAAAGTGTAAATACAATAAGTATGGGTGTTTATGTAAAAACAGGAGCAAGAAATGAATATTCATATGAAAGTGGAGTATCACATTTTATAGAACATATGATGTTTAAGGGAACGACTACTAGAACAGCAAAGCAAATTTCTGAAGAAATTGATAATGAGGGTGGAATTATAAACGCTTATACAAGCAGAGATACTACTTGTTATTATATAAAAATGCTTGCAAGTAAGATAGATAAAGGAATTGAGATACTTACTGATATGTTTTTAAACTCAACTTTTACGCAAGAAAATCTTGAACGTGAAAGAAATGTCATAATTGAAGAAATAAGAATGTATGATGACATTCCAGAAGAAGTAGTTCATGATGAGAATATAAGATTTGCTTTAACAGGACCTCAATCAAATAGTGTATCTGGAACAATTGATTCTGTTAAAGGAATTACTAGAGATATATTTTTAAAATATTATAATGAGCAATATAGAGCTTCAAATATGGTTATATCTATAGTTGGAAAAATGGACGTTGAAAAAATATTTAATGATTTAAATGAGGGATTTGGAAAAATCGAAGATAAAGAAGTAACAAGATTTATAGATCCAACATATAAAATTAATTCTGGTGAAAAAATAATAAAAAAAGATACTAATCAAGTACATTTATGCTTTAATAGTAAAGGGGTAGGACTTTTAGATAAAAATAAATACCCAGCTGCTATAATTTCAAGTGTATTAGGTGGAAATATGAGTTCAAGACTTTTTCAAAAAATAAGAGAAGAAAAAGGACTTGCTTATTCAGTCTACACTTATTCTACTGCTTTTATAGAAGATGGAGTATTTACAGTGTATGCTGGAACTACTAAAGAAAGTTACAAAGAAGTTTTAGAAATAATAAAGACTGAATTGTCTGATATTAAAGAAAATGGAATTACTGCATATGAGTTGCAAAAATCTAAAAACCAATTTTTAAGTCTTCTTACTTTTGCCTTAGAAGGAACTAAGGAAAAAATGGAAAGAATGGCAAATTCATATTTAACATATGATAGAGTTATAGAAATTGATGAAATTATAAAATTAATAGAAAAAATAACATTAGAAGATATAAAAGATGTTGCAAAAATGATATTTGATGAAAAATATTATTCTTGGACAGTTTTAGGAGACATAGAATAAGGAGAATACAATGCAAAAAGTAAAAGTAGTAATTGAAGAGGGAGTTACTCTTCCAAAATATGAAACAACAGGATCAGCTGGAATGGATATTAGAGCTAATATAGCTGAACCTATCACATTAGGATCATTAGAAAGAGTATTAGTTTCTACTGGAATTAAAATGGCTATTCCAGAAGGATATGAAGTTCAAGTAAGACCAAGAAGTGGACTTGCATTAAAACATGGAATTTCAATGGCAAATGCAATTGGAACTATAGATTCTGATTATAGAGGAGAAATAGGAGTTATTTTAATTAACTTAAGCAAAGAATCATATACAATTCAACCTCAAGAAAGAATTGGTCAAATAGTATTAAATAAAGTTGAACAAATAGAATTTGAAGTGGTTACTTCTCTTGAATCTACTGAAAGAGGAGAAGGTGGATTTGGACATACTGGAAAATAGAGGTTGATATGAAACAAACAAGAAAGTTCAGATTTATTTTAAAAAGAATAAAAAAAATGAATAACTTTTTGATTTTAAATGCTCTGTTGATAGTAGGAATAAGTATATGTACAATATATAGTGCAACTATTTCAAAACCTGGTAGTTTTCATACTAAAGAAGCTATTTGGGCGATTATTTCTATTGTTGCATATTTTATTGTTTCAATGATAGATTATAGAAAATATTTTAAATATTATAAATTTTTATATGTATTTAATATAATTTTTCTTACAGCTTTACTAGTGATAGGTGAAAGTAGATTAGGAGCTCAACGTTGGATAAACTTAGGGCCAATAACATTACAACCTTCAGAAATAGGTAAAGTGATAGTTGTTTTAACTCTATCAGCTTTTATAGCTATTCATTTTAGAGGGAAAACACTTGGTTTTAAAAGTTTTATGATGTGTGGAGCTTTTGTAGCACCAGTATTACTGTTAATATTGAAACAACCAGATTTAGGGACAACTATGATCATAACAATGACATTTTTTGTAATTCTTTTTATTGCAAATTTGGAATGGAAAATAATAGTTTCAATGGGAGTTATTGCAGCTATATCAGCACCTCTTTCATTTTTCTTTTTATTAAAAGATTATCAGAAAAAAAGAATACTTACATTTTTAAATCCTGAAGCAGATCCTCTAAAAGGAGGATGGAATGTCACTCAATCGATGATAGCTATAGGATCTGGTGGGTTAAATGGAAAAGGATTTTTAAATAGTACACAAAGTAAATTAAGATTCCTTCCAGAAGCTCATACGGATTTTATTGCTTCTGTGTTCTTAGAAGAACGTGGGTTTATAGGTGGAATAGTATTATTTTTACTTTATCTAATTTTAATATTACAAATTTTATATATTGCTGATACAACTGAAGATAAGTATGGCCGTCTTGTATGTTATGGTATAGGTTCTATATTTTTCTTTCATTTTGTAATAAATGTAGGAATGACTATGGGAATAATGCCAGTAACAGGGAAACCACTACTGCTAATGAGCTATGGTGGTACTTCACTTTTATTAAGTTTTGTAATGTTAGGTATTGTACAAAGTGTGAGAATATATAGAGAGTAGGAGCTAGATGGAGTATAAAATAGAAAAAGATTATGCTGATGTTAGATTAGATAAATATGTTAGAAAACACTTTCCTGATCTTGCATTGACAGAAATATTTAAAGGAATTAG from Fusobacterium hominis includes the following:
- the alaS gene encoding alanine--tRNA ligase, with the protein product MLTGNQIRKEFIEFFKNKSHKHFESASLIPDDPTLLLTVAGMVPFKPYFLGQKEAPYPRVTTYQKCIRTNDLENVGRTARHHTFFEMLGNFSFGDYFKEEAIAWSWEFVTEVLKLDKDKLWVSVFTTDDEAEQIWIDKCKFPKERIVRLGEDENWWAAGPTGSCGPCSEIHVDLGPSYGGDENSKLGDEGTDNRFIEIWNLVFTEWNRKEDGSLEPLPKKNIDTGAGLERIAAMVQGKSNNFETDLLFPLVEEAGRLTNSKYGDNQDVNFSLKVITDHSRAVTFLINDGVIPSNEGRGYVLRRILRRAVRHGRLLGQSELFLYKMVDKVVSMMGEAYPDLKKNIEHIKKVVKIEEEKFSRTLDQGIQLVNQEIEKAKKEGQNKLSGDVTFKLYDTYGFPYELTEEICGENGVEVSKEEFEAKMEEQKEKARSAREVIMEKGQDSFIEEFYDKNGTTEFVGYESSEEKARLLNIRESKDGKLLMIFDKTPFYAEAGGQTSDHGTIKGNGFEGRVIDVQKQKGIYVHTVEVVAGNAKEQEEYTLEIDRAIRAAITKNHSATHLLHKALREVLGEHVQQAGSYVNAQRLRFDFNHYEAMTEEQLDRVEDLVNEKIAQALEVDIRNMSMDEAKKEGAMALFGDKYGSVVRVVKVGDFSIELCGGTHIDNIGKIGLFKIESESGIAAGVRRIEAVTGTQAYKFVKQIENNLKTIAKTVKSDLTNVVDRVERLNETLRENSKEIETLKAKVTSYEAKSLNDDAEEINGVKVVAKTFKDKNAEELRQMVDSLKEKLGSCVVILGSGEDKAIFAVGVTKDLIGKVKAGVLVKEAAQVAGGNGGGRPDFAQAGGKDADKVEEAVAKAKEVLKTLL
- the ruvX gene encoding Holliday junction resolvase RuvX yields the protein MYKKYVSLDVGDVRIGVAKSDIMGIIATPLEVIDRRKTKAVKRVQEILREQNTNALVVGIPKSLDGTEKRQAEKVREFIEKLKNEIDNLEIYEVDERLTTVSADRILNETNRKGALEKRKVVDKVAAAIILQSFLEQKR
- the secD gene encoding protein translocase subunit SecD, whose amino-acid sequence is MSSKLMMKLLLVIAVVCGAAWLSFAKPAKLGLDLKGGVYVVLEAVPDQGVKLDTQAMDRLIEVLDRRINGLGVAESVVQRAGDNRVIIELPGVSNTEDAIKMIGKTALLEFKIENPDGSLGPTLLTGGALKKADVSYDNLGRPQIQFEMNQEGAVKFAEITRNNIGKKLAITLDGVVQTAPMINSEIPSGSGVITGNYTVEEAKATATLLNAGALPVKAEIVETRTVGASLGDESIAQSTHAGILAMILIGVFMLIFYRIPGIVADIALIIFGLITFGALKFIDATLTLPGIAGLILSAGMAVDANVIIFERIKEELRLGNTVLNSIATGFNKGFVAIFDSNLTTLIITTILFTFGTGPVKGFAVTLTIGTLASMFTAITITKIVLQVFVIVFNLKKPEYFGVKGREICK
- the secF gene encoding protein translocase subunit SecF — encoded protein: MQIAIIQNSKKFLTLSAIMVILSLSIIFTKGLNYGIDFSGGNLIQVKYEKPVSLTNLNDILDEAAKNIPQLSGNSRKVQISEGTTVILRTQELTENQKNEVLEDLSKLGTYEINKIEKVGASVGKELKSSAIYSLLIGAVLIVIYITVRFEFVFSIGAIVALLHDLIIAIGVISLLGYEVDTPFIAAILTILGYSINDTIVVFDRIRENIKRKTKKKIDFVQCLNNSINQVMIRSINTSVTTLFAIVAILIFGGDSLRTFIVTLLVGMLAGTYSSVFIATPIVYLLDKNNKHNSGLEAILNKEDTKKTKEKILV
- the alr gene encoding alanine racemase; its protein translation is MRAWVDIEMDNLLFNLKKVKAKVPNAEIMGVVKADAYSLGSLEIAKELVNNGVTILAVASLDEAMELRNAGITQEILVLGILLDEEIKQAAQNDIQITVGNFKQIEYIEKNNIGIGIHIKIDTGMGRLGFTPEKGEEVVKYCLNKNLHIMGIYSHLSDADEFNDEADRHTREQISKFEKFDKYKDKVKYLHILNSGGILRFNDGYVGNLVRPGICMYGMLGYERVQELKRVFSVKTKVLSIKTAGEDTRISYGRKGIIKKGETYATIGMGYADGLKKTLSHKSYVLIAEEKCPIIGEICMDMCMVKIPNTLKDKISLGDEVVVLRDDIIEDMEIEHRCACDILTGIGKRIYRVYKRNGQPYLINR
- a CDS encoding class I SAM-dependent rRNA methyltransferase, which encodes MANIILKKGKENKIRNFYPNVFKDEVESILGNVENGDIVDVCTQDMEFVGRGYVTDSTSAYVRVLTTKDEKIDKTFILNRIKSAYEKRKHLYNETNCVRAFFSEGDGIPGLIIDKFDKYVAVQFRNSGIEKFRQEIINAIKKVMKPKGIYERSDVENRTLEGVEQKTGVIFGEIPDRIIMEDNGLKYNIDIIEGQKTGFFLDQRDSRKFIRKYLNQNTRFLDVFSSSGGFSMAALKENCQKVVAIDKEPHALELCKENYSLNEYTGNFTTMEGDAFLLLKTLIGRGEKYDVITLDPPSLIKRKADIHKGRDFFYDLCDDSFKLLEDGGILGVITCAYHISLQDLIEVTRMAASKNGKLLQVIGINYQPEDHPWILHVPETLYLKALWVRIINN
- a CDS encoding CvpA family protein codes for the protein MYLDIVVLIVLVLSILDGLKNGLFVEFLSVFGLIINFLLAKLLTPKVMLFLNLNNGNNSYFIIYIIIFWAIYIIVGLFLHYFRGIMESQSKGLLIKFLGGVLGCIKGTILAMIIIFCFDFAVDYFKDLEKYRTGSRSTEIFLKISPKIEEHMPQTFKDKLNAIKNEKILDRLLNKL